The following is a genomic window from Microtus pennsylvanicus isolate mMicPen1 chromosome 3, mMicPen1.hap1, whole genome shotgun sequence.
AACATTTTAGTGTTTGACAGACCACTCTGTCACTCAAAACTAAAAAAGAAGGCTCCCTAACTATGCCACAGAAATAGTCAAGGCTTGGGTACAAAAGTGTGAAtccactcagagagagagagagagagagagagagagagagaatgtgtgtgtgtgtgtgtgcgcgcccgcgcgtgtgtgtgtgtacagatagaGGCCTAAAGACAACCTCGGCAGCTGCCATTCCTCAAACACCATCTACCCTCTTGTTTgctgatttggtttggtttggtttggttttctgaggcaACGTCTCTAACCTGGCTGGAACCCACTAAAAGGCTAACCTGGCTTATGGTTAATGAGACCCAGAGATCCAtctttttctacctccccagAGATGGGATCacaagtgcatgccaccacacctaaaTATTTGTCATGTGGGCTCTGTGGCTCAGGCTCCGGTCTTCAGGACTGAACATCAAACACTTTACTCACAGATATCTCTAGCCCTAAAaccctggtctttttttttaactggagaAGCTGTACAGTTATATTTTTGTTGGTAGAAAGGTAAAACTATATAGTTACTCTGAAAATAATGTAATAATTACTTAGAAggtatataaactatatatatcagaatgttagaagaaaaataaaggtcCCTAAATAACTTAGTATAGCATGCTAAGTCATTAAACAACCCATGACCTAACAATTAACATTGAATTAATCTATGTCCTAACAGTTGCACGCTTGATCAAATAAAATGAACCTACTCATAAAAATTCATAGTACATACTGTGTACATAGTACATAgttaaaagctaaaagaaaagcTCATATCTTTCGATAGACAGCAATTATACAAGAATTGAAAGGAATTATGCAAACTTCATtcactatatatgcatataaaacagAGCAGAAGGATGCCTGTCAAAAAGGGAggatttttgtgtgtgaataAGTGACAGCTGTAGGGAAATGGGAATGGAAGAACTTTGTATTTGCTGTACGGTAACTCTCAGCCTATCATTAAGGGAGCATATTCATGTATTTTGTGTGAGTTTTTTAAACTTCTTGTCCATGAGGGATTGGGAGGAAGGCGCTATAGTCACGGTATCTGTCAGAGATCAaatcaggaaacagaaataaacaaggaCTTTCATACCAGGAAGTAAATGCTTTTAAGCCACTGGACAGCAGGTGAGAAGGCTGGAGATGGGACCAGATTCTGGCACAGGCTGATCTGGCCTAGACTTCCCTCTATACCCTGCTAACCTCAGGCTTCTAGTTCTCCTGCTGCGATCAGAGCTGTGCCGCCAAAGCCAGTTCAGAACCATCATTTTAGTCCGAAAAATATTCTCAAATCCCACAGGTGTTTGTGTTCATTATACAAGAATTGTCTCCCATATCATCATTTCAAGGGGCCACAGGAGACAAGACCCCCACGTAAATCACAATCCACACACAGAATCAAAGGGCGAGCTGCCGGCAGGAGGCTTCTCACACGTCCACCTAAGCCCTCCAACACCTTGCAGCTTATGGCTTCTCCCTCTAGCAGATGGCTCCATCTAATATTGACTCCGTCTGGCCAAGCTTTGAACCCCTTGTGTGCCACCTTCCAGGAGTAGTCTCATTTGACAGAGGTGACCAGAACTGCTTGTGACATGATTTTTAAACAAACCAGGACATGATCAGGTGCCCACAAAGTGTGCACACAGCTGTCTGAACACAAATCTGTGCTGACGTAAGTCACAAACATTCTTCATCTGCACCCCCTGATTTGCTGTCACCACTTCTGTTAAAGACATTTCCAGAACAAAATAGAAGCAGGAGATAGCCCCTTCCTCCTACCACCTTTCATGGCTTCCCATTGGCTAGCTAGAAGTCAGCCAGCTAGGGAGTCCGGAAAATCTCGTTTCGATATATGATAGATTACAGAGAGTTTGGGTGGGTGGGAGAAAACCAGGCTGATGATGGTCATCAGGGAAACCTTCTAGGCCATCAGCATCACACCTCCCAAGCCATGTCAAGACAAGAAGGTCAAAGCACCAAGCACATGTCTGGGTCAGAGAACTGCATCCTTTGTTGGGATGCTAGAACCATGGCAGGGCTTCTAACACTGCTCTAAGCCCACCCCCAACACCCCAGACAAAATCTGAAAGCCATTACAGGTAATCTGAACACCTTCAGGGAAACACTGTATGGCCTCCCCACCCCCGACAGAGTTGGCCTGGCCCCACtggtcctccccccacccccacccccagcagggtTGGCCTGGCCCCCTGCATTCCACTCAGTTGCCCTGGGTTTTGTACTCAAACCTTGAAGCCAATCTTCAGTTTTGTTCGTAGACTCTGCAATGCATCTTTGATTGACCTTGAGGAGTTTCAGGTCCTCAATTGTAACGACCTTTCGGAATAATGCCTGGGTCTCTTTAACAACCCAGTCACACgtgtcttcttttcaaaaatgacattttgagaaCAAATGCTGATATTCACATTATTGTATTCTTTTGTCTTGAAGGCAATGTCTTTAAAATACCAAAACGTCGTGTTTGCTAATGTGGATGTGGACTCATCGAAGGTAAGCCTCTTAAACCCTCTGTGCGGAGGGTCAAAACCCGAATGCAATGTCACTACACTGAGTCTACTCTACGAAAGCCATGACATCACCTGGCTAAACACAAGTGGAATTCCACGTCTTTGCTTTTGTGGTAAATGTAGCAAACTGTTTTGCACAATCTTCTTTAAATGTTAGCAAATCTATGGTGCTCCCTGCAGCTGTGGCAGACAGCACGAGTCACTCCCAAGAGTCTTTACCACCCGCTCCTCAGCCTGATGCTCGAGGCctgtgttctcaacctgtgggtcacgccCCCTTTGGGTCTATGTACcagttatttacattatgatcataacaattgaaaaattatacttatgaagtagcaactaaataattttatggatggggTCACCACtagatgaggaactgtattaaaaggtcgcaGCATTAAGAAGCCTGAGACATTACAATGAATCTAGGCAGACATTACAATGAagccatggtaaaaaaaaatattttcaggttgtgataaattattaataattttttaaaacttagctCAATAACTATAGACATTTTGACATATCTCATTTTTGTAtcctgtatttgtttttttggggggttgcttATATAGCATAAAAATTCCACATAATCTTTCCCTCTTGTCCCTAGATCCAGCCTTCCTCTTCTCCTATGCCTCCCCACAAAATAATCAGCCTCCTAGTTTTAAGCCAAATAcatcttattataatataaaatttgcTGGGATTTATTCTTCCTGGGAGTTGTTAATTTACAATAAGGGAATGTAACCATATTAATTAGCTTTCTGTCACTATAGAAAAGTGcctaagagaaagagaaaggtttattttgtctcaccATCTTGGAAATTCAAGTCCCTGATCAAAGCCTAGTTGCTTTTGGGCCTGTAGAAGGCAGCACATTTGAACAGGGGTGCATGGCAGAGCAAAGTGATCCCTTCAGcagcaggaagaaaaagagaaggggtcAGCATCCCACAGTCCTCTTTAGGCACAGCCTGAAAGGACTGAAGGCCTCTGGGtaaggccccacctcttaaaggttccaccaCCTCCAATAGCTCCATGCTGGAGACCAGGCTGCTGATCCAGAAGAGCCACTCAGCATTCACACTACAGCAGAAAAGGTAACCAGCGACCTACCCAAGCATGGATGGAAGCTGAGCTTTAAAATGATCAGAAAACCAAACACTAGTTACCTTCTGTGCCATAGTCTGTCATAATATGTCAACCTGACACTAACTTGGCACCCTGAGAAGATTTGGGCAATTGTGATAATTTTTGTATAAATTTCTGTGTGAGTAcaagttttgatttcttttgaagCTGTATCTACATGCATAGTTCTTGCCACAACACTCTGATGGTATATGGAGGCGCTGGAAAACCATCTTGTAAAGAAACTACATCATTTTCCATTCTCTCTGCTCCAGTAGACAGTCCTGATTTCCCAAAATCTTGCCAAAAGCTGAGTTGCAATCAGTTTTTCAATCATagttttttgtcttcttttttggtttattttgttatgtttttcgagacagggtttctctgcaacagccctggctgtcctggaactagctcttgtagaccaggctagccttgaactcacagagatccgcctgcctctgccttccaagtgctggaattaaaggtgtgcgccaccaccgcccagctagcttttTGCCTTTTAAGGTGAAGCAAAATACACACTTTTCTATTAATAACATAGATTAACAGTTGTCATGGCAATTATAACTAAACATACAACTTGGTGTGTGTGCAATGCTTCTTTGTGTGTATTGTGGGTGGAAGAATTAAAGTCGATCAAATAGCATATCAGTGAGAGAGTTCAATTTTTTTGTTCATGGATAGCTAATTTTAGTCAACTTCtaaataagagaaacaaacaaacaagaaataccACTTGGAAGcagtttgctttggttttaaatCAAACCATTTCTCTTATCCTTGGGCTCCAAATGTTTCAGAAGTAAAGATAAGTagtgagggagaaaggaaaacaagactTAAAGAAAAGGCTGCGCTAACCTTGAGTGTGTCATGCCTGTCTCCAGTGTGACCGATGAAGACatgccttttccttcctcttttggcAATATGGCATTTCCATACGAGGCTTCCTGGGGCTTCTCTGCCCACTCAGCATTGTTAACTGCAGTTCAGTTAGGAACTCCACATCCATTCCATTTGCCCTTCATCTCATCCCTCACGTAGAGCTCTGGAATGAGAAACCCAAGAGTTTCTTTCCACAGGGGTTGTCCTGGAGGCCTTGAGGGTATGTTGGGAAAATCCTGTAAAGTGTCAGGTGCCCTTAGACTTTAAGACACTGTTTCTTAGAAGTCACttgaaacagagaaaaggaaccaAAACTGTGACTTCACGACACCCCCTTTTCTTCCCAGGAATTGGCTCAACTTTGTCACATCAAAGCCGTGCCCACATTTCAGATGTTCAAGCACACCAAAAAGGTATGTTTTCATGGAAACCAGCAGGGATGAATTAGATGAAGCTATCATCAGAGCTAAAATTAAAAAGTCTGGTGTTCCTCGGTTAGATAAAAaatacttggatttttttttgaaatataatttttaaatttcaaacacCACATCCAATGAATGATGAGAGTAAAGAAAATACATGACTTACAGTAAATCGCTCCCTATCTGAGACATTCGAATCATAAAAACTCCACTATTTCCTCTACTCTGGGACAGAATTATCAAGAACCTACCCGGTAAGGGCTTGATGAAATCCTCCCACTGGAGTCGATAGCCATTAACAGGATGTGTGGAAACACTCATCCAAAATCATCCCAAGGCAACACAGCTTCATGACTGGGTATGCActgcctgggttcaatccccatgGTCCAAAAACCAGGTCTCCCATTCTTAGCTATGGGGCCCTCGGTGGCTTACTTatctttttgtgtctttgtttcccTATTTGTAACAGAGGGCATTATAAATATTCCCTCATTTATTGTGAACATGAAATATGTTATCATGCTGAAGTGTAAGATCCCCCTGGTGGGAGTGGTTTAATGTGTTCTATTAGCTCTtctatattatattaataatataataggTATTATAGGTATTAGTGGGATAAAGCTAGTATTTTCAGATATGACTGGGGGGATTGATGGTTACTCACATATGCTTCATGAACTATTATCATTTTGTAGCAAACTTAGGAGACACAAAATATACATTGTCTTTCACACCAGTATCTTGCCCTTGGGAACATATGCTGTAAaaaacatctcaaaaaaaaaaacagtaactaaATATGTAATAATTGGTACATTATTTCTAACATTGACAATAGAAGCAATTACAATGCCTTTTTTAGCAGAATGTCTGAGTTATGAGCCATCTATTCCATGGGACAGTATGCAACTAAGATGTTAGGAAGAATTTTGTGATGTTTAAAAGACATGCTTGGAGTTTATAAAGATTATGTCTAAATTGGGGGAAACAAAAGCATTTCTTTGATCTATCAGCTATacaatttttgtttctgtttctgtctgttcATATTTGATGTAGTGTAACTGGTGCAATAGatttaagatatttttcaaaCACTACATATTTCTTCACATGGCTTTTGGttgaaaataaaactatttagCATGTGTTTCCTCAActtgccccccacacacacacatgtttaatcgCCTGTGTATGTCATCTTTGCTACCATCTCAACTCCATCTCCAAGAAATCCAATGCCcgctctggcctctgtgggcaccagcatgTATGtgcaaatatacacagagagacacacaaataaaaaataaaagtagtctctttttaaaaactaaacaatttGAAATGATTTCTACCACAACGTATAAATGCATCTATTTCTACTCATATGAAATCTGctcaaaaaatagcaataaaaccaaaacaaaacaactttctACACCAAAGGCAAGAGGCAAGAAAAAGATGACAAGATTCTTAGGGATCTAACACTCTAAATCTTTTACTTCTTTTGACTCAGATGTCAAATAGGCTCTGAGCAGGTCTTTAGTGCTCCTTGGGGCGCCACTTTTCCCAATGCATCAAGAGTTAGGGTGAAGCCATGGCATGTCTGGATCCTTCTCCCCCAGTTCCTGTCTCACAGTGGTCTGCAGAGAGGAAACCACTGCAAAGCAGGTCTTAGGGTGGCCAAGGAAAGGATGCAATCATTTGAACGTCTTTCTGTTAGGAGAACAGAGCAAGGAAGCTTTCATTGGCGTCAGATGTCTTCTAGAAAATAGAGAGAAATAGAATCCATGTCTTTGAAAGCACCTCCAGAAATGGGTTCCCCACCTTCATCTGGGATGTGTAACTGGAAACTGACTTACTGAAGCAATTAAGTACCATgtatccattttttaaaactagaGTTCAGTTTCTATTGAGGATTGTTTTAAGAAATGTCTTTATGATTCCAGGAAGACATCTGGCAAATAGCCACTGTGCACTGTGCCTCCTAAAGgttcacagaataaaaaaaaagtcataaatcaCATAGAACACAGGAGACTATCTTTTCCTTTGGAAACACAATGTGTTTCCTTGTTTCCGATAGAAAGAGCTAAGGTTCCCCTGTAGtgagtgggaggctgcttgttagttcccagccatCTGGCTATcttagaccccaaataatcacacagaaactgtattaattaaatcattggttggcccattagctctagattcttattgtataactcttacatattaattttacccatttctattaatctgttcatTGCCACCAGCAaaattttggcatgtctgactctggcagtggctccatggcttctccccaactctgcccttctttctcccagcattcagttctgtcttccctgcctacctaagctctgccctactctaggtccaaagcagtttctttattcattaatggtaatcacagcatacagaggggactctcacatcatTCCCCTTTTGTTCTAAAGATGTCAagaatgtagtaataagagcggcggggctgcatccccagcaccccagccgcctgctagcttatgccccggaataacaacacacaaattgtattcatttaaacactgcttggccctttagctctagcccttactggctaattctgatatcccgatcaacccatctctaataatctgtgagcaccggtcttagtgagcactggtcttaccgggaagattctagcctacgtctatcctgggtcggagcttcatcgcgtgtgtctgcccaggagctgggagcatggcgtctctctgaggcatctgcccctgagaggagagttgtggagtctgagctcacttcctcttcctcccagcattctgttctgtttactcctcccacctatgttttaacctatgagggccagccaagcagtttctttattataattaaccaatgaccatCCTCCATCACAAGAAACTCAGGCTTGCTTCTGCTGCTCCAGTCCCACGACCCCTTACCTCCTACGTCTCCAACCTTTCCCATAGATGTTTCTTGTACTACACCACCCTTAGGCTTTTACCCTTTTCTTTGGCTTTTACTCTTTTCTTTGGCCATCATTCTTGCCCATGTCATTCCTAATGTATATACATCATAAGTaaagtagaatttttttaaaaatgaaaatgtcagttgggcggtggtggcacacgcctttaatcccagcactcgggaggcaaaggcaggctgatctctgggagttcaaggccagcctggtctacaagagctagttccaggacaggcaccaaactacagagaaaccctgtctcaaaaaaacaaaaacaaaaacaaaaaatgaaaatgtataaagCCATATATAGTGACCTGAGGCCATGGTACTTAATAATCCTTCCCTGGCTGCTAGAAGTTTTCATGAAAGAAGTTGCTTGGCAGGGatgcaatataaaaaaaaaaatggctgtagtgggcagggagatggctccgtCAGTAAACTTGCCACAGAAGCACATAGACCAAAGTTTGGACCCCAAAACTCACATGTGAACAGTCAGGTATGATAGTGTGCGTTTGaaatcctagtgctggggagacagaggcagggggatgcctGAGAACTGCTGCCAGTCTGGACAGCCTAACTGGTGGGTTCCATACCATGTGagagatgttgtctcaaaaaacaaggtggatagTGTATGAGGAGtgacctgaggttgacctctcaCCTCTACATACACCCGTGCAAACGTGCATGTGCgcatgtacgtgcacacacacacacacacacacacacacacacacacacacacagagcaactTCCACGTCCCAGTAATAAATCAGGTTGCTGTTCCTTTCTGCTGTATTCCTCTGTGTTTTCATCTAAGCCATCATATCATGCTCCAGGAAGAGTCACTGTGGTAAATAATGATTGTAGTATTCTGTTGTACATGATGTACTCGTCCCCCTTTATCAAAAAAGAATTCATTCCCAGACCACCAGTAGATACTGGAAACCACAGACACTCCTGAATGATCCTCTGTATAACAGGGAGGGGTGCCCTATTCATCCTTACTGTAGATCTTAGaaacataaataattcttttcattccttagaagcaaagaattttttacatttttttgtaaaataaatattttatagcttCTCTTTGGCCACCAATCACTACTCTTAACAGTTTGGGTTATTAGTAAGAAAAACCAGGGTTAATTGAACACAAGCACGTAGGTCTGATGATGAGATGACTAAATTACTAATGGGCAGGTAGAAGGAACCATCCACTCCTTAAGCATCCAAGTTCATCATGTTTCTCAGTAATTTCAGGCTTTTTGCTTACTTCAGGAATTTTCTGTGTAGTATTTTTAGATCATGGTTATTTAGGTAACTGAAATCATAGAAAGTAAAACTAcaccatatatttttattacacatAGAGATCATAAATTTTATGGCCATCCCAACAACCCACTAAAGAATTAACAGACATACAAGTACTGATATTTGCAGGTGATACTAGGGGATCCCGTGCCTCTGAGATTGAACAAAGGCTCCACTATATCCAACAACTTTGGTTTCATGCTAAACTGATGTCTGCAGAGTTTAGGAAAGGAAGCAAAACAATGAATTAGCAAATCTTGGCCAACTGTTTATGCCTGAGCCAACTATCGAAAGCGAATTGCaactgttttgggtttgttttttgtttttttgttgttgttgttgtttttggttcgggggggggggggttgagacagggtttctctgtagcttttgagtctttcctggaactagctcttgtagaccagactggcctcaaactcatggagatccagctgcctccttctcctgagtgctggggattaaaggcgtgcacctccaccacccagctgaatTGCAACTTTTATCTCTCGCCTTAGAGCGAAATTGTTTCCCAAAGCACTTGGGTAGGCCCACTACTAAGAACAATGGAAAATGGGCATATATATGCTAGTAAGCAAATTATTCATAACTGAATAATTCATAACACAAGTTTGCTGGGCTCTTGCATTAAGTAGGAGGAAGCTCTTACCCAGATGTCTACAAACTCCAGAGCTCCTTGCTGACAACACAAAAGTCATTGCCAACAAGTATCTGCCATCAAATAAAGCAAGTATAGAGATGAAAACTATCCTACATCATTTGCTAGAAAGAGGACGGGGCCGAAACAGGGCTCACACACAGGCCAGGAAGAGATCATAGATAAAGAAGAATTGAGGAAGGGGTGTGTCTGAAGACTCCATTCCAAACGCTTGTATTCAACTGCTTCAAACATTATGTTTGGCCTTCTTCCCAGAAATTACTTGCAACCGGGTCTCACTATCCCAGGCCAACAGTTGTTTGGGTCCTGCATCTTCCTATTACTGAGTGACTTAGGAATGTAATAAGCCATCCCAACgttcatcttccttctttgtgAGATGAATACTACATCACTCATCTTTGAAATTTTGTcttgaagttttaaaaactatatatacaGAAAGTGTCAAGCCCTGGACTTGATGCATACCTTAAAATAGGACTAGTATAGTTGATTTGAAGGTTACGGCTTCCTGTTAAGTTGTTTAACAGTATGGGTACTATCAGAACCTCAGGATCCAGCTGTGTCCGTCTCCCTTCAAATTCATAAATAAACTAATATAGAAATAATGTTTGAGGGACCATTTAAACTCTTCGAACACATGGGACTTCTGCTTACACTGAATCACCATTGCTTACTCAGTAAAACCCGTCCTGCACAGGCAATGGCAAACAAAGGAGTTCTGCCTGGGAGACCAAAAACAAATCCCACCTGGTCAGCCCCAAGAGCGGCTGATGCTCGAGACAGAGAATTATAGAGTTGAAAAACTAAGCAGAATGGAAGGGACGCTAATGAACTGAGGCTGTTTTCAGCTCAGTTTAGCCATCTTAGGACCACTGCAAAGGATGCTGCTGTTGCCTTAGCAACTGAGAGGTTCCTACCTGTCTCTCCTCCGGGATTAGACAATGCAAATTACCCTCCAGTGTTGTAaaccatgtttttatttaatgttctaCACTCTGTTCTCTGGGgagttttgtattgatttttaataGTTAAATTTCTATCAAAATGTCTTTTATCTTGATTCCTGAGGGTTTCCCACTCTACAATTTTTACTCAGCCCTGTTCGTCTCCTCTGATTTTTCAATTGTTGAGACACAGCAGTGTTTCGTCCGGTGATTTGTGAGACATGAGAAGACTCAGGAGCAAGTTGTACTTAGAGTTAAGATTTATTGCATCAAAGAATACAGAGTAAAAGAACAGGAGAAGTCCTCATTAGTGGGATCCGGAAAGATCTTTTGATGCCCTCTCTTGTCAAAGGACACAGATTGCCCCACAGCCATGAAAGGCAAAAGCAAGCAGACATAAGCTCTTTTCTCTTAATGAGTCATGCAGATAACCAAAATATGACCTTTATCGGAAGTACTTCTGGTGATAGACGGCGCTCATAAAAGTTCACGACTGGGATCCGTGTGAACAATGGTTCTCTTGAAGTCTAGACCTTGAGTGCTCCTGCCTGAGAAAGGACCTAGGGCTGCACAGCTGCCACCTACCTGCCCAGATGAAGAAGGCGCTGCTGCCTTGCATGACTCTCAAGACCTAAAAGACCACCCATCTGAAGAAGGCAAATCTGGGCCCCTTTTCCCCAGGATATCTGGAAGGGACTGGGAGAAAGTTTGGCTGTGCCCTCGATCAAGGTGTCCCAAAACGAGAGAAAATCGACTTGAGCTTTTCCTTCATCTAGGATTAAGAGACACTCACTCTGAGCTTGGTGAGCCGGAGTGGGAATGGAGGTAAGACAAGGGTTACAGAAACCCAACACTGAAAATCTGAGCAGATTTTTCCAGTGGGAACATGAGGACAAGCATACGCCATTGAAGAAAATGACCCTGGAAGCTGTGTTTACCGCAAAGAACAAAGTCCTATTCCAGGGACAGGCAGATCATCATCTCTGGTAGCCACGGTCCAAAATGGCCTTTCCTATTCTTAACGTGGCTGGAGATGAACTCCAACATCATACCACATCCCCTTCAGTGGTAAGTCCCACTGTATTGAGGATCTGGCCCTGCAGCAGCTTCTTGTGTCTGCTAAGCAGAATCGGCTGGTGGCCCAGAAAAAGAATCCGCACGCTCCAGTCCAAGCTGACCCTCCACCTGTTCACAGACAGGAGCACAGCCACGCCAGTTTG
Proteins encoded in this region:
- the Txndc8 gene encoding thioredoxin domain-containing protein 8, coding for MVQVINNMDEFKELLRAAGSRLVVVEFSAKWCGPCRRVGPIFQAMSLKYQNVVFANVDVDSSKELAQLCHIKAVPTFQMFKHTKKNYQEPTR